A single genomic interval of Oceanispirochaeta sp. M1 harbors:
- a CDS encoding metal-sensitive transcriptional regulator — protein sequence MPSKEIRKAHHPYETKQNMVNRMKRIEGQIRGISRMIEEDVYCDDILHQFMSVESAIGGVKKALLEAHMKGCIVHQIQAGELEAVDELLATIGKMTK from the coding sequence ATGCCATCAAAAGAGATAAGAAAGGCCCATCATCCCTATGAGACCAAACAGAACATGGTCAACCGGATGAAAAGAATCGAGGGACAGATCAGAGGAATCAGCCGGATGATAGAAGAAGACGTGTACTGTGACGATATTCTTCATCAGTTCATGAGTGTGGAATCTGCAATTGGCGGAGTAAAGAAGGCTCTTCTGGAAGCCCACATGAAGGGCTGTATTGTACATCAGATTCAGGCTGGAGAATTGGAAGCTGTGGATGAGCTACTTGCGACCATAGGAAAAATGACAAAATGA